The genomic stretch TTCGTTTGTTGGCTCGGTGCCAACCGCGCAATACATCTACCAAACCGCCACACAAAACTTCAAGCGTGTGCAGGCGTTTGCTGGGGCGAAAAACCATATGGTGGTGATGCCTGACGCCAATAAAGCACAAGTGCTCAGTAACTTAGTTGGTGCCTCAGTCGGGGCGGCAGGGCAACGCTGTATGGCGATCTCCGTGGCGGTGTTGGTCGGCGATGCCAAACATTGGGTGGCGGATCTCAAAGCTGAGTTGGCCAAAGTCAAACCCGGTGCGTGGGACGATGCCAACGCCGGTTACGGACCGTTGATCAGCGCTGCCGCTAAGCAGCGAGTATTGGGCTTGATTGCGGAAGGCAAAGCGCAAGGCGCGGTGTGTGAGCTTGATGGCAGTCAGTGCCAAGTCGCGGGATACCCCAACGGCAACTGGGTTGGCCCAACGTTGTTTAGTGGCGTTACCACCGAGATGAGCATCTATCAGCAAGAGATCTTTGGTCCGGTGCTGGTGTGTCTGGAAGTGGATAGCTTGGAAGAGGCGATTGCACTGATTAATCGCAATCCGTATGGCAATGGCACCTCGATTTTCACCGCCAATGGCGCGGCGGCGAGAAAATTCCAACATCAGATTCAAGTGGGGCAAGTGGGCATCAATGTGCCAATCCCAGTACCACTGCCTTTCTTCTCATTTACCGGCTGGCGTGGCAGTTTTTACGGTGATTTGCATGCTTACGGCAAGCAGGCGGTGCGTTTTTATACCGAGACCAAAACGGTGACCGCGCGTTGGTTTGAAGAAGATCTGCCTAGCGGGCCAAACATGACCATTCAACTGCGTTAACGCCCAATGAACGCCTTGAGGAATGAGGAAAAGAAAGATGGATTTTGAACTCAATGAAGACCAACGCGCCTTTGCTGACACCGCAGCGCAGTTTGCCCAAGAGAAATTAATGCCCAATGCGGCAGTATGGGATGAGACGCAGTTTTTCCCTGTTGAAGTGCTTAAAGAGGCCGGAGAGCTTGGCTTTCTCAGCCTATATGCACCGGAAGAACAGGGTGGATTGGGCATGAGTCGGTTAGATGCGGCGGTCATTTTTGAACAATTGTCGATGGGTTGCACCTCCACCACCGCCTTTATGACCATTCATAACATGGTCAACTGGATGGTAGGCAGTTTTGCCACGCAGGAAGTGAAATCGCTTTACTGCCAAGGGCTTAACTCAGGTGCCTTACTTGGCTCCTATTGTCTGACCGAGCCCAACTCGGGCTCTGACGCCGCATCATTGAAAACCACCGCCGTGCGCCAAGGAGATGAATATCGGATTAATGGCGCGAAAGCGTTTATTTCAGGGGCAGGTGAAACGCAAGTGCTGGTTGTGATGGCGCGCACAGGAGGGGAAGGGGCAAAAGGGGTCTCAGCGTTTGTGGTTCCGGCGGATGCACAAGGAGTCAGCTATGGACGAAAAGAACCGAAAATGGGCTGGAATAGTCAGCCAACCCGTTCTATTACTTTTGATAACGTGCGAATTCCGCTCAATCACCGTTTAGGCGAAGAAGGCGAAGGTTTTCACTTCGCCATGAAAGGGCTTGATGGCGGTCGTATTAACATCGCGACCTGCTCGGTAGGGACCGCGCAACAGGCGCTGAACTTGGCCACGCAATATGTTCAAGAGCGAAAACAATTTGGCCACACGCTCGCCGAGTTCCAGACAGTGCAATTTCGTTTGGCCGATATGGCGACAGAGTTGGTTGCCGCAAGACAACTGGTGCGTTTTGCAGCCAGCAAACTGGATAAGGGCGACCCGGATGCGACAGCGTATTGTGCGATGGCCAAACGCTTTGCCACGGATGTCGGATTTAAGGTCTGCGATGACGCGCTGCAACTGCATGGCGGCTATGGCTACATCAAGGAGTACCCTTTGGAGCGATTTTTCCGCGATGTACGCGTGCACCAAATTTTGGAAGGCACCAATGAAATTATGCGTTTGATTGTGGCTCGTCGTTTGTTGTCACAGCAATCCAATCTGCTCTAGCGGCTAGGAATCTAAGGAGAAAAGGAATGTCTGAGATAATTCCACCGAGTGAAAATGGGATTTCACTCTCCCTCAATGGCCATGTGGCGACGATCACCATGGTCAATCCTCCTGCCAATACATGGACGGCAAACTCTCTGATAGAGCTAAAAAAGACGGTGTTAGCACTGAATGATAACAAGGCGATTTACGCCTTAGTGCTAACAGGGGACGGTGAAAAGTTTTTCTCAGCAGGGGCCGATCTTAAATTATTCGCTTCGGGAGACAAGGGCGTCGCGGTGGACATGGCGCGTATTTTCGGTGAAGCGTTCGAGACACTTTCTGCTTTTCGCGGCGTTTCTATTGCGGCCATTAACGGTTATGCCATGGGCGGTGGGCTAGAAGTTGCGCTGGCTTGCGACATTCGCTTTGCCGAATCGCAGGCGGTGCTCGCTTTACCAGAGGCGAAAGTGGGGCTGCTGCCTTGTGCGGGGGGCACACAAAATTTAACGGCCTTGGTCGGCGAAGGGTGGGCCAAGCGCATCATCTTATGTGGTGAGCAAGTGAGTGCGGAAAAAGCGCTGAGCATCGGATTGGTCGAAGAGGTGGTGGCCAAAGGGGAAGCGCTGAGCGCAGCGCAAGCGTTGGCGCAGCAAGTGGCCAATCAGTCCCCCAGTTCGGTAGCGGCTTGTAAAAAGCTGATTCAGAATACGCGCCAAGCGCCACTGTCGATGGGGCTGATACGTGAGCGCGAACTGTTCATTCAGTTGTTCGATACGCAAGATCAGCAAGAAGGGGTGCAAGCGTTCCTCGAGAAACGCGCACCACAATGGAAGAATCAGTAGTCACGCTGAATAGGAGGCACTATGACAGGCCGAGTCAGCTTTGAAGAATACCCTTGTAGCGAAGGCGATTATCGCATCGCCGTTGCCACACTCGAAAATCCATCAGCCCTCAATGCACTGAGCGAAGAGATGTTGGCTGCATTAAAAACCTCACTGGAAAAATGGCACGAAGACGAGCAAATCATTTGTGTGATCCTCAAAGGGGCGGGTGAAAAAGCATTCTGTGCGGGTGGCGATGTAAGAGCCATGCATCACGTGATGAGCAGCGAAAGCAAAGCGACGGCTCGCGCCTTTCTGACCGACTATTTCACGTTGGAATACCAGTGTGACTACCTTATCCATACGTACACCAAGCCAATCATCGGCTGGGGGGCGGGCATTGTGATGGGGGGTGGCATGGGGCTGTATATGGGCACTAGCCACAAAGTCGTGACACCGCACTCGCGTTTGGCGATGCCGGAAATCAGCATCGGCCTATACCCTGATGTGGGTGGTACTTGGTTCCTCAATCGTCTCGATCCGGGGATTGGCCTGTTTCTCGCGTTGACGGGCGTCATGGTTAACGCCAGCGATGCGTTGAAGATTCACTTTGCCGATCATTTACTGCTGCCAGAAGAATTGGATGTGTTGATGGATCAACTGCAACACGCGCATTGGTCGAGCGCAGAGGATCACTACGAAGTGGTGACCGAGCTTTTGGAAAACTTGGCGGAGCACGCGTTGAAGCATCGCCCTGCGTATCAATTGATGCCTTTTTTCGATCAGATCCAACATGCGATGGAAGGAGAAAGTATTACGCAAGTGGTAGAGAACCTCCTCGCCTTGGAAAGCGACAGTGATTGGTTGAAAAAAGCGCAAGATAACTTGGCGCAAGGTAGCCCAATTACCGCGCACATTTGCTATCGCCAAGCGCGAGACTATCACGAGTTATCACTGGCGGATTGCTTTCGCCTTGAGCTTGGCATCTCGGTACAGTGTGGCTTGTTGGGAGAGTTCCAAGAAGGCGTTCGAGCGCGTCTGGTCGACAAAGATGGCCAACCGAATTGGCTTTACCCCACCGTGGCCGATGTGGACAGCAGCGTCATTGACGCGCTGTTTACCTCATTGTGGTCGGAAGACGCTCACCCACTGGCGCGACTGGGGAAATATTAGTCGCTCGTAGCGCACAAAGCACCTCACTCAAAGCCTTGCTAATCAGGCATTGTAAACAGGCTGAGAATGCAGCACGCGTAGAGTGAAAGCCAAGGGCAAGAACATGGAGAACGTTATGCAAAACATCGGCTTTATCGGACTAGGTAATATGGGCGCGCCAATGGCGGAAAATTTGCTTAAAGCAGGCCATCAGGTCAAGGTGTTTGATCTCAATAAAGCCGCTTGTGAGAAGCTGGCAAAGCAAGGAGCGAGCGTGTGCGCAAACCTTGAAGAGCTTGCCCAAGGCGTGAGTTGCATCATCACCATGTTGCCCGCAGGTGAGCATGTTCGCAGTGTCTATCTTGGTACCCACCAAGGCGACAAAGGACTGTTGGATCTGGTGGCCGAAAACAGCTTACTCATCGACTCATCGACCATTGATCCGCAATCGGCTCGTTTGGTTGGGGAAGAGGCGGCCAAACGAGGTTTGGATTTTGTGGATGCACCAGTTTCCGGTGGTGTCGCAGGTGCTCATGCGGCCACGTTGACCTTTATCGTTGGCGGCTCTGACAACGCGTTTGCTCGCGCCGAAACCATTCTCAAAAATATGGGTAAAAATATCTTCCACGCAGGCCAAGCGGGTGATGGGCAGATGGGCAAAATCTGCAACAACCTGATGCTGGGCATCCTCATGTCTGGGACGTGTGAGGCGTTAAACCTCGGCATCGATAACGGTCTCGATCCGACTGTGCTTTCCAACATCATGCTGCAAAGCTCTGGGCGAAACTGGGCCTTGGAGCTTTACAATCCGTGTCCGGGCGTGATGGAAAACGCCCCCGCCAGCCGCGGTTATCAGCCCGGCTTTATGAGTAAACTGATGCTCAAAGATCTCGGTTTGGGGTTGGATGCCGCAGCGAAGAGCCAATCTTCGGTGCCGATGGGGGCGTTGGCACGCAATCTCTACGCGTTTCACAACGCCGCAGGAAATGAGGAGTTGGATTTCTCGAGCCTATTTGAATTTTATGCCAAGAATAACAATGAGTAAGTGGGTTAAAAGAACGGTGATTTGTTTTATCGATTGAGGGAATCAAAATGCATCTAAAAGAGAGTGTGATTGCGATTACAGGGGCAGGGCAAGGGTTAGGACAAATGATGGCGGTGACCCTTGCACACGCAGGCGCTGAGCTGGCGTTGCTGGATTTAAACGAAGAAGGGCTACGTCATACTCAGGATCAATGCCACATGCTCGGCACCAAAGCGCTGATTTATCCAATGAACGTGACGGATGAAGGGGAAGTGGAACGTACCTTTGAGCAGATCGTCGAAGATTTTGGACAGCTTGATGGGCTGGTCAACAACGCGGGAATATTGCGCGATGGCATGCTAGTTAAAGTGCAAGACGGCAACATCAGCAAAATGTCACTGGAGCAGTTTAACTCGGTGATCAAAGTCAACCTCACTGGCACGTTTTTGTGCGGGCGTGAAGCGGCGGTCAAAATGATTGAAACCGGACGCAAAGGGGTCATCATCAACATTTCCAGCGTGTCCCGCGCGGGCAATATTGGTCAAACCAACTATTCGGCATCAAAAGCCGCGGTGGCGACGTTGGCCACCACTTGGGCCAAAGAGCTAGCACGTTACGGCATACGCGCTGCGGCCATCGCGCCCGGTGTGATTCACACCGCAATGGCGGATCAGATGAAACCCGAGGCGATCGCCAGACTAGAGAAAATGATCCCCGTGGGGCGAATGGGTGAAGCCAGCGAAATTGCACACACGGTGAAGTTCATTTTCGAAAACGAATACATTACAGGACGAGTGCTGGAAGTGGATGGCGGAATTCGGATGTAGCCAAAGTCGAGCGTTATGGCTAAATATCGATATGATTCACTTCGTTAACTTCGGCGATTTTCTCTCCGTCCCAGATCATTTCCAATAAATAGCTCTGGACGATGTCGTCGATAGGCTTCGGAGTGAACAGTGCCCAGCAGGTGCCATCGGCTCGAACGGAAGGGTATTCCACTGCGGCTACTCGCTTCTTTTTCAGTTTTCTGGCTAACTGTTGAGAAGCCACATAACTGTGGGGATCCAAGATTTCGGTTTCGCTGGCACGTACTTTATGAATCGGAGTGGCTGAGTGAGTGACGACGAGTCCGCGAAATAAAAAGCGATCGTAGGCGAGCCCTTCGACATTCGCCCAATATTGCTGTTGATGGTGTTTTACTTCTAATGCAGCCGTTTGTTCACTGGAAGCAAGGTAAAATGCGCCAAACAATCCATCATTGAAACGCCCGCCTTTGGGGGTGATGTGGGTAAATGGCGCCACCGCGTAACTTCGACCTCGTTTGCATTGATAAGGAATTTCATCAGGGTGAATCAACGAGATGTTGCCCAGTTCATCGCGCAACCTCGGATTGGTGAGTGCTTGAATGGCGTAGAGCATTTCAAACTCTTCGGCGCTGGCGACGTCGTCAAATAGGTTGATTGCTGGGTACTTGGTATTGACTAAGCGATGCCCTTGCTGCCTTTTCACTGGACTCTTTTTTACCCCCACAAGCCACCTCTTAACGCATCAATGCGTCGTGCCACTTCGTACAAGTCGGAAAATTTGCCCGATTCAATCACTTCCAACGGTGTGCGACCTGCAAAGTAGTCATTGTTGTTTTTCATGCTCATGAAACCACTGACGTTGGCAGGGTTGCTAAACACAATTCGCAACGCTTGGTGCATGTTCAAAATGTAACTGACCCGCTCAAGTTGATCGTCGCTGAGTTTGGTTGTCTCTGGGTTTGCCTTAAATTTATGATACGAAGACTTCGACAGCTTGAGGATGTTTTGACTTTGTTGAGCCGAGCATCCCCATGAGGAGAGTATTTTTTCTGCCGCTTTGAACCCCACCATCGCGAGGGCTTTGGGATCGTAGCAGTTGTCTTTCGCTAGGCTCATAATGGTGTCTCAATTTGGATTTATTAATAAAAGTAGTCCCAAAATGGAGTTTTGTAAAGCGCGAAGTGCGTGATAGAGAACAGTGCCTAAGCATTAGGTGGCGATAACGATCGCGGTCATGACGAAACGCAACAAAAAGAGTGGAGGAGATGGGGGCTGATTGGCACGATTTAAGGCTCAGATTTTTGGATTCTATCCAAAAAAGCAGCTTCTGATTTCATGATGTCGATATACTCGCCACTATCGAACAGTTGTTGTAGGCCCGCGTTAAAGTCCTGGAGAAGTTGCTTACTGCGTTGCTCATCAAATTTGCTGAAAATGACGTACATTTCGTCTTTTAGGAGATATTTGGGATCGAGTCTTATGTATTCTTGCAACTCTTCTGGGACATAATTTTCAAGGATGTACCAACCGCGTTCGACGCCTGTCGCGTAGGCATCCAGTCTGCCCTTGGCAATTTTCACAAAATTGTCTTCTTCGGCGTTGCTCACTTCGATGTCGATACCGTGTTTTTGTAGAAAAAAAGTGGCGTGATATCCTTGAGTTGCCCCTAAGCGATAAGCATCAAGATCGGAGATCGACTGCCAACTGAACTCACTATCTTTGTGGTAAAAAAACTGTATGCGTTGACTGAAAATAGGATTGGAGTAATAGAAATGCTTTATTCTTTCTTCGTTTTTCATCCATGGAAACGAAGCGTCAAATCGGCCTTCGATAGCATATTGATATGATCGAACCCAAGGAAAATACTCCAACTCAATGGTGTATCCGCGGAGCTCGAATGCTCTTCGAACCAATGTCTCAGATATCTTTAATTCTTGTTGGGGAATAGAACTGGTGTAAGGCTCCCAATCACCGATAGCAAACTTCACCACTTTGTCATTTGGGTCAGCCAGCAAGTGGCAGGGTAAGGCCATTAAAAAGAGTAAGAGTATATAACGCATAATCAATTATGAGTGGATTCTAATGTTCTAAGTTTAGTCGCCTTCTTTGAAGATACCATTATGAGCCCCCTCCTGGGTGGCGAAAACCTCGATAGCAATGAGCTAAATATGAAATGGACGAGTCGGCTTCATTTTTGGGGGAAGTGACTATACTTTGAGATATTCCAACAACACATAGAGGGAACAAACGATGCGCTTATTAAGGGAATTTTTATCGGCTCTTTGGTTGAGCGTTCTATTGGTGGGAATGGCACACGCCGACACAGTCAGACTCGCAAACGGAGAATGGGCTCCTTACATGTCAAAATCGCTCAAAGAGGGCGGTTTTATGACCCAGTTTATTAAAGAGGTGTTCGAAAGCGAAGGTTACCAAGTTGAGTTTGAGTATCTTCCTTGGAAGAGAGGGTATGAAGAAACCAAAGCAGGCAACTTTGATGCAACGTTCATTTGGGGAAGGAGTGATGAAAGAGCGCAAGATTTCTACTTTTCAGATACCGTTATTACGCTGAGCACTGCGCTGTTTCAACAAAAAAGTAAACCCATTATGTGGAACAGTCGCGAAGAACTGGGTAAATACCGCATCGGTGGGGTGACGGGATATGCGTATGGGATAGAAGATTTGGAAGAGCAAGGCAAAATCACCGTACAGAGAATCTCTGACGCAGACAATAACTATAAAAAGCTTAGCGCTGGTCGATTGGATATCGTCCTTGAGGATATGGATGTGGGCATGGAATTTCTCAACAACCTAAAGCTTACAGATAAACTGGAGCCCAACAGCAAGGCGCTGGCAGCCCGAGAGTATGTGGTGTTATTTTCGAAAAGCTCGCCGAAGGCAAAAGAGTTAAAAGAGGCGTTCAACCGAGGTCTAAATAAGTTGATAAGTGAAGGGCGTCTGGACGCGTATCGCGAAGCATCAACGCGTGGTGAGTATAAATAGTACTGTTGAGAGTGAAAACGCGTTTCTAGCGTTTCCACTCTCGGATTTGTTATCAGTGCCTAATGTACGGTATCAAAGAACTATTCGCCCACTTGCTGCTTCCAAAGCTTAGCGTATAAGCCTTGTTGGGCAACTAACTCATCGTGTGTGCCACTTTCGGCAACTTGGCCTTTATCGAGCACAAAAATGTTGTCGGCATGACGAATGGTGTTGAGTCGATGCGCAATACTGATCACCGTTCGGCCACGGCAAATTTCATCCATATGGCTCATGATTGCCGCTTCAGAATTGTAGTCTAGCGCGGAGGTTGCTTCATCGAGCAACAAGATTCTCGGGTCCACCAGTAGGGCTCTTGCCAAAGCAATACGCTGTCTTTGACCACCAGACAGTGCCGCGCCTTTTTCACCCACTGGCTGGTTAAATCCGTGAGGAAGCCCTTCAATAAATTCTAACGCGCCTGCTAACTGAGCGGCGTGGCGAATATCTTCGTCGCTGGCTTGTGGTTTACACAAACGAATGTTGTCCGCCACACTGCCAGAAAAGAGGATACTCTCTTGCAATACCACGCTCATGTTGCGACGCAGAGAAACGGGGTCGGCAATCGCGAGATCCATTCCATCGACCAAAACTTGTCCATGTTGTGGAACGTATAAGCGCTGTAGCAAACGAGTGAGCGTGCTTTTTCCTGAGCCCGAAGGTCCAGTGACGCCGATAAACTGCCCAGGTTGAATCTTGAGGGACAAATTGGCCAGCACTTCTGGTGCATCCTCGTGATAGCGAAAACGAATGTTACTAAACTCAATGCCGCCTTCAAGCTCGGGGACTGAGGCTAAACCTTGTTTACTGTTCTCTCTTGGTTCATCGAGAATATCGCCCACGCGTCTTAAGGCGATGAGCGTGTGCTGAAAATCTTGCCAAATTTGTGCCAGTCGTAAGACAGGTTGCGTCACATGGCCAGCAAGCATGTTGAATGCGACTAATTGACCGGGTGTGATCTCCCCTTTAAGTACTGCGCTCACGCCCCACCAAAGCAGTAGCGCGGCGGTGAGTTTCTGCACCAAAGCGATGGCTTGCCCGGCAACCAACCCCAATTTTTGCGCGTCAAAGCTTCGGTTTAATTGTTGGCTCAGAATACGTTGCCACTGTTCAAGAAAGCGATGTTCTGTGGCCGTGGTTTTGATGGTTTCAATGCCAGTCACAGCCTCGGTCAAAAACGTGGTTGCGTTAGCGTCGGACTCGTACTCCGATTCCACTTTTTTGCGGATCAGCGGCCCTGCAATGAGCCACAGTACAAAGTAAATCACCAAGGAGCCAATCACCAACCAAGTGAGTGTGCTGGCGTAATGAAACATCACGGCAAGGAAGATGGTGACAAAAATCAGATCAAGCAGCAGCATCAATGTCGAACCCGTCAAAAACTGACGGATCTGCGCCATTTCACGTACCCGGGCAATGATTTGGCCGGTTTGACGTTGCTTAAAATAGGTTAATGGCAGGCCGACTAAGTGGCGATAAAGCCGACCTGAAAGCTCGGCATTTACTTGGCTGGCAAGGTGGCCAAACACCGTGTTTCGCAAGTAGCTGTATGCTGGCTCGGCAACGGCCAATGCCAACATCGCCAGCGCCAGCACGTGCAAGCTGGATAAACTGCGCCCAACCAGCACCTTATCGATGACATTTTCAAACAACATTGGGCTAACGAGTGCAAACACCTGTAACGCGATGGCGTAAAGAAACACATCACGCAGTTGGCTCTTTTGCCGTAGAATCGAAGGCGCAAACCAGCTCAGACCAAATTTGACCTCTTTGCTAGTGAGCTGCTCATCGGCGAGCAGCATAACTTTGTGCTCTCGCTGAGATGGGTTTGTCGATACAGGTTGTGCTTGCAGCTGTTGCGTCGAGGGATCATAAAATGTCCAACCCCCTTCGCTGACTTGGGTAATCACTTTCCAGCCATGGTCATGCTCGATAAGGGCGGGAAGTGGCAAAGTATCGAGCGCTTGAGTATACAGCGTGGTGAGTTGGCTTTTGAGGCCAAGATAGTCTGCCGCTTCTCTCATCTCCATGTCACTCAGGTAGGCATGACTTACCCCTAATGCATGCCTAAGCTGCGAGCTGGACGATTTTTTGTGGAACTGTTGGCCAGCGTAAACCACGGCTTCGATTCCCCAGTTATTACGTATGGTTTCTTCTGTTCGCGCTTGCCCTATGGTGTCGATATGCTCATTGGCTGATAACGTAGCAGTCATCTCTATCTCTCCCTCAACGCTTCAGCTTGGTACTCGCGAATTGGGCTGAGTAGGTAGTCGATAACGCGTCGTTTATCGGTCTTAATTTCAGCGACTACTGACATACCGGGA from Vibrio vulnificus NBRC 15645 = ATCC 27562 encodes the following:
- a CDS encoding SDR family oxidoreductase codes for the protein MHLKESVIAITGAGQGLGQMMAVTLAHAGAELALLDLNEEGLRHTQDQCHMLGTKALIYPMNVTDEGEVERTFEQIVEDFGQLDGLVNNAGILRDGMLVKVQDGNISKMSLEQFNSVIKVNLTGTFLCGREAAVKMIETGRKGVIINISSVSRAGNIGQTNYSASKAAVATLATTWAKELARYGIRAAAIAPGVIHTAMADQMKPEAIARLEKMIPVGRMGEASEIAHTVKFIFENEYITGRVLEVDGGIRM
- a CDS encoding enoyl-CoA hydratase/isomerase family protein, which produces MTGRVSFEEYPCSEGDYRIAVATLENPSALNALSEEMLAALKTSLEKWHEDEQIICVILKGAGEKAFCAGGDVRAMHHVMSSESKATARAFLTDYFTLEYQCDYLIHTYTKPIIGWGAGIVMGGGMGLYMGTSHKVVTPHSRLAMPEISIGLYPDVGGTWFLNRLDPGIGLFLALTGVMVNASDALKIHFADHLLLPEELDVLMDQLQHAHWSSAEDHYEVVTELLENLAEHALKHRPAYQLMPFFDQIQHAMEGESITQVVENLLALESDSDWLKKAQDNLAQGSPITAHICYRQARDYHELSLADCFRLELGISVQCGLLGEFQEGVRARLVDKDGQPNWLYPTVADVDSSVIDALFTSLWSEDAHPLARLGKY
- a CDS encoding substrate-binding periplasmic protein, which encodes MKFAIGDWEPYTSSIPQQELKISETLVRRAFELRGYTIELEYFPWVRSYQYAIEGRFDASFPWMKNEERIKHFYYSNPIFSQRIQFFYHKDSEFSWQSISDLDAYRLGATQGYHATFFLQKHGIDIEVSNAEEDNFVKIAKGRLDAYATGVERGWYILENYVPEELQEYIRLDPKYLLKDEMYVIFSKFDEQRSKQLLQDFNAGLQQLFDSGEYIDIMKSEAAFLDRIQKSEP
- a CDS encoding MbcA/ParS/Xre antitoxin family protein — encoded protein: MSLAKDNCYDPKALAMVGFKAAEKILSSWGCSAQQSQNILKLSKSSYHKFKANPETTKLSDDQLERVSYILNMHQALRIVFSNPANVSGFMSMKNNNDYFAGRTPLEVIESGKFSDLYEVARRIDALRGGLWG
- a CDS encoding substrate-binding periplasmic protein, with product MSKSLKEGGFMTQFIKEVFESEGYQVEFEYLPWKRGYEETKAGNFDATFIWGRSDERAQDFYFSDTVITLSTALFQQKSKPIMWNSREELGKYRIGGVTGYAYGIEDLEEQGKITVQRISDADNNYKKLSAGRLDIVLEDMDVGMEFLNNLKLTDKLEPNSKALAAREYVVLFSKSSPKAKELKEAFNRGLNKLISEGRLDAYREASTRGEYK
- a CDS encoding CoA-acylating methylmalonate-semialdehyde dehydrogenase, with amino-acid sequence MTQSVPLFIQGSFVESQSNEWIDVTNPATGEVIARLPCATPAEMTRAIASASEAFQSWKEVAVSERARLMLRYQHLLKENHEALAQLLSQETGKTLADAKGDVWRGIEVVEQAVNIASNMMGETVENVATDIDSYSLIQPLGVCCGITPFNFPAMIPLWMFPIAIASGNTFVLKPSEQVPLTSVRLAQLFADAGAPDGVLQIVHGGKAQVDFLLTHPDVRAVSFVGSVPTAQYIYQTATQNFKRVQAFAGAKNHMVVMPDANKAQVLSNLVGASVGAAGQRCMAISVAVLVGDAKHWVADLKAELAKVKPGAWDDANAGYGPLISAAAKQRVLGLIAEGKAQGAVCELDGSQCQVAGYPNGNWVGPTLFSGVTTEMSIYQQEIFGPVLVCLEVDSLEEAIALINRNPYGNGTSIFTANGAAARKFQHQIQVGQVGINVPIPVPLPFFSFTGWRGSFYGDLHAYGKQAVRFYTETKTVTARWFEEDLPSGPNMTIQLR
- the mmsB gene encoding 3-hydroxyisobutyrate dehydrogenase, translated to MQNIGFIGLGNMGAPMAENLLKAGHQVKVFDLNKAACEKLAKQGASVCANLEELAQGVSCIITMLPAGEHVRSVYLGTHQGDKGLLDLVAENSLLIDSSTIDPQSARLVGEEAAKRGLDFVDAPVSGGVAGAHAATLTFIVGGSDNAFARAETILKNMGKNIFHAGQAGDGQMGKICNNLMLGILMSGTCEALNLGIDNGLDPTVLSNIMLQSSGRNWALELYNPCPGVMENAPASRGYQPGFMSKLMLKDLGLGLDAAAKSQSSVPMGALARNLYAFHNAAGNEELDFSSLFEFYAKNNNE
- a CDS encoding enoyl-CoA hydratase, with product MSEIIPPSENGISLSLNGHVATITMVNPPANTWTANSLIELKKTVLALNDNKAIYALVLTGDGEKFFSAGADLKLFASGDKGVAVDMARIFGEAFETLSAFRGVSIAAINGYAMGGGLEVALACDIRFAESQAVLALPEAKVGLLPCAGGTQNLTALVGEGWAKRIILCGEQVSAEKALSIGLVEEVVAKGEALSAAQALAQQVANQSPSSVAACKKLIQNTRQAPLSMGLIRERELFIQLFDTQDQQEGVQAFLEKRAPQWKNQ
- a CDS encoding RES family NAD+ phosphorylase yields the protein MGVKKSPVKRQQGHRLVNTKYPAINLFDDVASAEEFEMLYAIQALTNPRLRDELGNISLIHPDEIPYQCKRGRSYAVAPFTHITPKGGRFNDGLFGAFYLASSEQTAALEVKHHQQQYWANVEGLAYDRFLFRGLVVTHSATPIHKVRASETEILDPHSYVASQQLARKLKKKRVAAVEYPSVRADGTCWALFTPKPIDDIVQSYLLEMIWDGEKIAEVNEVNHIDI
- a CDS encoding acyl-CoA dehydrogenase family protein yields the protein MDFELNEDQRAFADTAAQFAQEKLMPNAAVWDETQFFPVEVLKEAGELGFLSLYAPEEQGGLGMSRLDAAVIFEQLSMGCTSTTAFMTIHNMVNWMVGSFATQEVKSLYCQGLNSGALLGSYCLTEPNSGSDAASLKTTAVRQGDEYRINGAKAFISGAGETQVLVVMARTGGEGAKGVSAFVVPADAQGVSYGRKEPKMGWNSQPTRSITFDNVRIPLNHRLGEEGEGFHFAMKGLDGGRINIATCSVGTAQQALNLATQYVQERKQFGHTLAEFQTVQFRLADMATELVAARQLVRFAASKLDKGDPDATAYCAMAKRFATDVGFKVCDDALQLHGGYGYIKEYPLERFFRDVRVHQILEGTNEIMRLIVARRLLSQQSNLL